The segment TTGGCTGCTTTACCTGATAATGACATTTGCACATTAACTGGGCATCATTCCAGGGCTTTACATGGATTACTTCCTGTGACATCTTCATTAGAGCCCCACAACACAGGCACTGCTGTCCCCATTTCACAGTTGAGGGAAGGTGAGTGCCATGTAGAAAATTCCCAAGCCCGGCCGGCCTGGAGCTTGGCTCCCACTGTGGTTTGCTTTCTCTCCTCAAGATGTGGCTCTCCTCTCAGCCTGGGGCTCATTGTGCATCCCTGGCAGGGCCAGCCCTCCTATATGAGCCTCTCAGAGCGAGGTCAAAGTGTGTGCCGACAAGCCCAGCTCTCAGACCTCGTTCCTACGTTTCATCTCCCCCAGCGTCCACTCAGCTACCTTGCAAAATACTCTCCAATATTAGTTTGTAttcgtttgtttcttttctttgtttttgagatagaatctctaTGCactgcctaggctggcctcaaactcgtggACTCAAGTGGTCCTCTGGCCTTGTTTCCCAAATAGCTGGGGCTGCAGGCACATGCTACCAGGCCTGGTTATTAATGTATAAGTATAATCTCCGGGCCGGAACTAGCTTTGTGCTTGTGCATATTATGAAGTAAAAAATGGATATGGTTTTTGTGGTAGTAAGCGAAAtggtttccatttttttccccaGCTAATATACAAATTTGATAATTAGTCAAACAGGTTTTCTGTTAGAAAAAAAAGCTCAGAAAGTAATTTACAGAGGAGGACTTGCCAGTAGGTGTGCATCTGTCTGGGACAAAGTTCCTCCAGTCAGTGTTAATAAGCACGTTAGTGTCATCTTACCCTCTCGGGGCTGTTCATTCCCACCCCCCACAATGAACGCTGTATGTATTCATAgaggaaagagctgaagggccttgtAACAATGATCGGAACATCAAACCAACCCCCAGAAGAACACAGCACGTCCAGGGGGCCGAGGCTGAAGGGCAGACCGTCCCCCAGCGATTACATTTGGATTACCTCTTAATCTGCTTTGGTATTTGACCGACAGCCTAACCACCACAGGCCGCATTTGGAGGATATTGAGCACTTTCATCCCCAGGCACTTGAGCGGCTTTATAAATGACCCACTCGATTCCCTTCAGCCTCCTCAGGGATGGGCCACGGCAGCTGTTTAATAGCCACATAGCAATGTTGCAGTGTTTTAGGGCAGAAAAGAAGAATCCCGCATCCAGTTTCAGCTGCAGGGAGCATTTAGCAAAGGGGAATGTAATTATCCGAGTTGGAAGTGGGCCAGGCCTTGGAGCTTTGGGGAAAGAGGCCTTTAGGACCTCCACTTTCCAGCCCACCTGAAAGACGGGGCTGCTTTCAGCGGTCTGGGGCATCAGCCTGCTTCCTGCTGACTTGGGAAAAGGCCCCCAGGCCTTGCCTCCTTCATCCATTCTCCCGTCAGACCCCTTACAGGGTCATTGAGTCTCCTTTGCAAAGGCTGGTCCTGACAGCCCAGAGGAGAGGATGGCGTCCCAGGGAACGCCTTGCACATACCAGTTTGGGTTTTACGTGTAATCAAGTCAGGATGACAGCAGGTGGAGCAGTCCGCTGTTGCCGCAGGAGCTGTCCTTGAGTACAGGAACAAAGGCAGGACCAGAAAGCCCAAGACTGTGTTTGCAcgtgcgcatgcacatgcatgcctgcacacatGGGAAAAGGAAGGACTTCAGAATCTTTCAGTAGGTCTTGGCCCTTGAAAGATTGGAAAGGGAAACTTACATTACATTCTTAGAGGAATATAATCCCCAGGGTATTTTACAAAAAGTGAAGTGGCCAAGAGCACCTAGCTCCCTCCCCTTACCCCGAGCAGCATTGGAGGTGAGAGAAGACAGCCACAGGTCTGTGCTTTTTCCTTCTCGGGCATGTTTCTGAGGAAGACTGAGTTGGCCTTCCTTAAAGAGGAGGACCAGGTGGAGAGTCCTGCAGTGACCTCGACTCTGGGGTCCATACTGGTGATGTCCCCAGGGCAGTGAGCCCATGATTACAGGGCATCTTGCTTTTCTAGCCCAGGCCTATAAAATTTACCATATTGCCCCTTCAGTTAACCAACCCAGcctttaaatatagaaacagaagccaggcatagtgatgcttatttttaatcccagcaccaggaggcagagacaaaaaaTCTCtgggaatttgaggctagccttgtctaaaTAGCATGTTCTGAgacaaccaagactacatagcgactctgtctcaaagaaaaaaacaagagaagacaGAGCAGTGCTTGAAGAGCCTTTCAGAAGGTCACATTTGCTTATAACACTCAGAGACTGGATTCTGGGTTTGTGGTAATAAGACCCAAATTATCTTTGtctgttttaagacaggattttgtTACCTAGCCCAGGATAGCCTATAGCCTCCATCCTACCAGCCTAAGTGTATGTGAGTCACACTGTGATCAGTAGACCTGAATCTTAACTGTCACTTTCGCAAGTAGATCTCACTGTTCCTCAGTAATTCTACTCTGTCCCCTGGTGATAGAGGTGAAGTGGGCAGGTGAGGAAGAAATGCCTTCtcttcaataaacaaacaaataaaaatagagcTATTAGACTAGGCGTGTCCTAAGTGACTGCCTCCTTAGGTCCGTGATGACTGCTCTACCACAGGGCGATGCCAGGATGACACGGGTACTTGTCTGAGTGGTCTCAGCCAGGTGGTGGCAGGAGGCGGAGGCTGAGGCGGGGGCAGGCAAATCTGAGTTCACAGCCTGCCTggtgtacacagtgagttctaggactgtCAGGACTGgtaagaccctatcttaaaaacacCAAATGGTGCTTGGATGGATGTGCCCTGCCATCCCTGTGAGGTGTCCCCTTGCTGCTATCGGCATGTCTGGGGGGAAGCACTTCCCCGCCTTGACTTTTCTATATGTAGCTGTTGTTGGGTGTCcctggctcttttccttctgagtgctgagggcACGCCTAtggtctcatgcatgctaggcacgGGCTCTACACTAGGTTCCATCCCAGTCTGACAGGCGCTCTACACATGGTTTGAGGATCCAGGGGTGGTCTTTGCTCTGGTAGGGAGTAGGTTCCATCCCTTGTCGTAGTCAGCTGCCTGCCGTTAGGAGGTGTCTCACTTGTCTGTAACTGTGACAGGTACCCCAGAGACTGACTTCCGGTTGACTGAGGTATTACAGCGCTAGGCTTCCATACACCCCAGCCCACAGCCCATTCACTTAAGGAAGTATTTGTGGGTGTAAGAAGTTGCTCAGAAAGCATATTTCCAAGTTTTACTCTTCCTTATTAATTTTCATTATAAACTCGCAAATGTGCTCCTAGGGAGAATCTCGGCCCTAAGACGTAATAAAACCACACTGCAGAATGCAGCAGACCTTATAAAAAGCCGGTGTTCAAGGGAAAGTTCTAATTTTACATCCTGGCTCTGTGTTCGGCTTTTGTGCTCACGGGGAATGTGTGCAGGATTGCCCCAACTGATGAAAAGCCCACAGGCCGGATGCTGCCACCCTTCAGCCCCACCTTGGAGACAGCTGTGGTACCCCACCAGGCCTTTCTGAGTTGTTCAGCTCCTAGAGCAGCTGCAGGGGGCTGCAGGATTTCAGCACTACTGCTCAGCTCTTGCAGCAGGATGCCCAAACCCGACAGCCCCAACTTCTTAATAGAGCAGGAAGGGAAGTGTGGAGGGCGCTCCTCAGTGGAGTGCCTCTGCCCCCAGCACAGGACTCACTGGGGCTCATTGAAATCCTAGCAGTTTCCCAGTACTGCCAACGGAACTCCTGTCTGGATTTATGGTTTCCATGATATATGGGCCTTATtttaaaagacaacaacaaaaaccagaccTGGTAGCACAGGTCTGTAAGCCCAGCTCCCATGTACTAAGCCAGGAATATCACCCTAAGATCAGTAGCAAcctaggctacagaatgagtttcatcACAAAACAAACCTAAAGGGTATAGGGCAGGGGCTAAAAACAACATCAACAGCAGAAGAACCCTTTCACAAATATCTGAATTATAAAACATGGAAAGTAAAGGTCATTATGTGCATTATCAAGTTATAATGTAAGTTATTATTGGTTTTAAAACTCCACATTTATAATTAGTCCACCATAGGCTAATGTTTGTGTGCACTGTGAAAAGATTatccttgtgttattcaaatgctgatttctctgccctcatgtcTTGTCTCAATTGGGACACAGCACTGTAATGTGTATACTAAGAATGTCCTGTCTCACGTATACTAAGAATGTCCTGTCTCACATTTGTGTAAACacttcttaccatttattctctgccttgtcaacaaatgctgatcacccaatggctgggcagaagagagaatagggtGGGATGTCTGCCAgccatggggaagagagagaaggagattcaGATCAGTGCAGAGGATGGAGGATTTGAAGCCATGAGGAAGGGGTCTAGAGAGAGATGGTGGGAACACAcctgaagcccagagagccaggTCAATAATGTCAATAATGCAAGTGTCATGCGGTGAGGCTGGGAGGGAGCCGGGTTGGCAGAGGAGGTTAAGGAGGTCACTTAACTGCTCAGTTATCGAGGTGCAGCTGAAATAGATCTTGGTTTCTCTGAGCAGTTCTTGGGGACTAgaataaggtaaagaaatacagtTGTCAGATTAGTTCActgtttacatttatattaaaaataattcacttACAGTCTGTTTAAAATGTAGTGTGTAAATGCAGGccaagcacataaaataaaaataaataaatctcacaaAATACAGTGTATGCCTAAGACTCTATGTGTTAATTGCTATGCTAGAGGtcaatcctagtacttgggaaaaTTGTCTCTAGTTCCCCTCTAGCTCGAGATTGCATTGAAATACAACTTTTGTGCTCTCAGGGCTTTTGTTGACTGTAGATGTTTTAAGGCAGGTGAACCTAAATGAATGTCTTTATTTGGACTTTCTGAATCATGAGACAAATCTGGACAAACAGCTTTCACTcaattaatttttcctttgcatGGTTTTCTAGAGATGGGGGAAATGCACCCAGAgttgggtgtgtgggtgtgtgggtgtgtgggtgtgcactgTGCACTCTGAAATCTGATCACTTGAGGCCAAGGCACAAGGAACGGTTTGAGAACAGCCTAGGCTATCTAGTAAGACAgtgtctcaagaaacaagagcAAAGCCCAGTTGGACTTCTGTCTGGAGACCCCAATCTCCCATTTCCAGAAATGGCCTTTGTCGCCTCTTTGCCTTCTGCTGGTGCCACACCCCATGATCTCTCTCAGAGCTCCTTCCCAGTTCCAGTTGTATGCCCGCCTTCGAAATGGACTTGGCTGGTTATTTGCTGCTGAAACGCCCCATTTGATTTCCCAAGTTATGTGGTGATTCCTGGCTCAGATACACAAGGCCCAGCATCAGGGCTTCCCCTGTCCCAGTTAGCCAGTGTTCTGTCAGATTTGACAGCAAAGAGCTTGAATCCATTGCTCGTCTCTCTGCAGTGAGAAAGTGGCGTGTGAAAAATGCCCTGGGAGCCTTGGGCCAGTGGCAGCTCGAAGTGGGAGAACCAATGCcctcaggagctgggagcctgggATCCGAGCTCATCAAGGAAAGTAATGCcaatgtatgtctgtttgtccaGGGCCTTGTGGGGATTGGGAGGAGACATCTGACCCTAAGGGCAGGATCCATAATGTGTTCACCTCATAGCCACTCTGCCCACCTAACCATCCAAAGGGTATGTCACAGCAGTAGCAACTGCTTCAGGTGGGAATCCATGGAGAAGAGCAGAGGGGCTTCCTGTCTGGCTTCTGGGAAGAacctggggagggggaggaaccaACCCTTCTTACCTCTCTCCATGAATGGTCCTTAAAAAACTGGGCATCATATcacgtgcctataatcccagaattgGGGAGGCGGAGGCTGGAGAACTGTAAGTTCAAGGTCCCCTTACTACACAGTGAgcccaaggccaacctgggctcaTTTGCTTTTCATAGCCCATCTTCATGCGCAAGGACACCAAAACAAGTTTCCAGTGGCGGATTCGAAATCTCCCCTACCCAAAGGATGTCTACAGTGTGTCAGTGGCCCAGAAGGAGCGCTGTGTCATTGTTAGAACGACAAACAAAAAGTGAGTAGGGTGGCGGGCACTGTTCACTGTGTGCGAGCAGAGTGGAGTGAGCGCCCAGGCTGCTCCATATCTGGGAGGTGGGGCTGAGCGTGGCCCAGATCACTGTGCAGCTGCTCCAGTCGAGGAAGCAGAACTCAGCCAGTGTCTGATTTCGTATTTCCTGGGGCTCACTTGACTGACTGTTGAATGAATGAGGGTTTAAGTAATCACATAGCCATTAACCTGTGATTGCTGGTAGTTTTACTCTCAGGTGTCCTATCCATGATCTGGTGAACTTGGCTTGATGACTGACTTGATCACTCTATTGGCAGGGTGTCCCGCCCTGGAAGGCACACCTGCCTTGGTGGCAATTTCAGACATTGCAGTagtaaccccccctcccccccccggcTCTCCCCagactgagagaaagaaagggggcagATGTTTGGCTCTCAGAATCTCTGCCATCCTGTCTCAGAGTCTCTCTGGTCTGCTGGGTGAAGGCAGTGGGTGGCCAGATTTGAGAGGAAGTGGGATCACATTTGGGCTTCTGCTGCTTTGGCTCACCACTGTGGAAGAGCCTTGGAATGAATCCATTTCGGCCTTGGCCAGGAGGAGGATGTGGCCAGGTCTAACCTGGGCTTCCTTTTGGGGgcgtttttgttttatcttctcatCCACAAGCTGCCAAGCGTCCCGGCTTGATGCTTAGACACGGGACCCATGGGTTCATTAGACACGGGACCCATGGGTTCATTAGACACGGGACCCATGGGTTCATTGGACACGGGACCCATGGGTTCATTTGCCGCTTTACAGGAGAGCTCCCTGCCCTCCGCGGTGCCCCCCACTTCAGGTGGTGCCCCTGAAGGCCCCATCCCCTTAAGAGGCCTGCCTACAGGGAAGCAGAGGAACTCCTGCCCACCTCCAGCACAGCCCTGGGTCCCGTCCTCTTAGCACCCCACACCCTTTCACTTTGGCAGGGTTAAAGGGACAAGGGAAAGGGCAGAGATGAATGAATTAATTTCAGGATTATTGCTGTTCATGCAGCCAGAAGCCCCTGTAGTGGACCTTGTCTATAAATATAAAGTCATAATAATAAGGGTTTACGTTTATAAAGCGCGCTGAAGTCCTGAGATAAAAGGCAGTTTGTTCCCGTTATTGTTCTCATCATTAACAGGAGTCAGTGCCTAAAGTGGAATTTAGCAATTTCAGACAACAGAGAAATTGCCTGTAGGAAAACAAACTCCATGTTTCAGCAAGCAGTCCCTGGCGGAAGAGGCCCTGGGTCCAAACTGGGAACAAAAGTGCTTCTGATAGCACTTGAATCTGCAGCTTAGCACTTTGTGGAGCTGGCTGCTGCCTCCTTTCTGTCCCCCAGAGGTCACTGTCGAATACAGATATCAGGCAGAAATGTGATTACAAGCGAGTGCTAGAAGAAAGGCTAGCTGGCTCACCAAAAAATTCATCTGTGAGCAGGTCCTCTGGGCCCCATCTCCCGCACACATACACCATTTATACTGTAGGTGGCGCCATTGGCCAGGGGCTCCGTAGCTAGTGGGGCATTCCAGCACCCAGTGGCAGGGATGGGGACATTGTTGAGATGCTAGCGGAGGCAAGGTAGTATGGGAGGAGTGGTACcttgggaggagggggaaaatGGTATTTTGGTGCTCACTCTGAAACTGAGTCTCTGAGTCCTAACCAGGCTCAGCCCTGCCCCCTGCAGGTCCATCGGATAGGAGGCTAGAGAGGCTGCCCAAGGTAACCAGCCCTTTCCAGAGCCCACCTTTTCTATGTAGAGAAGTATAGTCTGTTCCTGTTCTTTCAGTCATCAAACAAAACGCAACAGTGTTTTATATGTGCAGGGCCTGATTTTTTTCAGAATACTTTTAGCATCTCCTTCCTGGTCATATCGTCCACGGGTATAGTCAGAAGTCGGCACCTGTGCAGTGTGGCCTTCTTGCTCAGCACCTGGGCATCTgcagcacccctccccccaaggcACTTTTCTTCCCCTGGCGGTGTGCCCTCATTTCAACATTCCAGCATGTGCTGCCCGGCCAAAGCCACGCAGTTGCCTTGCTGGTATCTGCCTGGCCCCTGGAGAATGTGGTTAGCCACGTTGTTTAAAGAAGTGGATTCCAGTGTCTTGTGGTAGTCCTCAGCCTCGGCACTGATAGGATGAAGTGGGGAAGGAAGAAACTGTTTCCACATGATTCTGGTGTGGTACCATCTGGTCCCGATAAGAATATTTGTGTAAAGAAGGTTCCAGACCTCAGCCTGGAAGCTGGCAGCTGTTAAGTGGAAAGATGGACTGTGTGCTGGGCTAGGAAGATGCTGGCTTAAGTCTAGCCTCTGCCATGTGCCAACTGTAGTATTTTGGCCAACTTCTCACTTAGGAGAATGGAACATATACTCCTCATGGATTGTTTGAGGAGTTTGTCAATGATATCAGATACATGCGTGCTCCCTGTACTGTGGTTAAGGTGTCAGAGCAAGGGGTCAGAAGAGAGCCTTGACTAACTGCACTGGGAGGACCCTGTGACCACAGGTTGTCTGGGCAAGCATCTCTGAAGGCAGGACTCAGTGGTCAGACAGCTTGAGCACAGTCAAACTCACTTGCATGTGGGCCTGCTCACTGGGACTCTAGGGGTAGCAGGAAGTAGGGATGCAGTGTGCCTAGTGCTTTGACTTAAGCACTAGCTGCTGCCACTCTCTGGATGACTGAGGGCCTCTCTGGTTACCTGCCAAGCCAGTGTCAGGCTAGAGGAGCGTGGGGCAGGGCTCATGTAACTGTccacagcagtcctcctgcctcagctctcccTCGGACATTCACTGAGCCTGTGAAGGGACCGGCGAGGGGTCACAGGGAATTGGGCAAGGGGATCCAAGCGAAGCGGGATGAGAAGGCACCCTGCCTGTGTCAGAAGCACAGTGGGCTCCTCTCATCCAGGCACTGGTGACAATTCAAGTTCCGTTACTGTTGCAGCAAACCCTGAGTAGGTGAGTAGGGGGTGGCTGTGCATAGGGGAAACTCACACATTGTGAGACTCTAGGGAGAAGTTATTTAACCTCACCCATTAAACAAACTCTCAAACCTGTGCTCCTGGCTGCCTCAGTTTGGCAGGGGTAGGGTAAGGAAAGGGGCAAGCCACACACCTTAAGTTCCCTGGGATCCTGAGGTTGCCCTGGGGGCTCAGGGTAGGGGCAAACCCTGCATTGGCCCCGcctgggagtgggagtgggaggcaCTTCTCTGCTGGTTCTGCTTTCTGTGTATTTGCAAGGAAGATGTTAACACTTCCTAACCGGCCTTTGTGTTCACCTAATCTCTGCTGTTTAACCTTTGACCCCCTGCTATTATCAGTGTCTGCCACCTTTGCTGGCCAGACCAGGGCCCCAGGAAAAGCCCTCACTCAGCCTGTTGGCTAGGAAGAGGATGAAGCAGGCATTCCGCCCTGTTGCAGGCAGATGGATCGCCTTTCCCTGGGGCAGAGCTTTGGAAAAGAAAGCAACTTGCAGTACCATTAGGacccccagcccccactcctCTCCTTTTGAACTGTCAGTCTTTAAGTAAACATTCTTTTCCTGCGTTGGGTCCCAGCAccttggtgggagaggggaacCCAGGAAGAGAGCCCCCCCACCAACCCCCAGCCTCTTCTGAACTGAGGGATTTGGGCAGGGAGGACAGGCCAGAAGTGCTTGCATTGATGTCAACTCTCTGAGTCCCCGGGGCATCAGGGCTTTTGAAGTGGACTCAGTGTAGCTGTCACCACAAGGGCCAGGACCCTCTGAAGTATTAAAAGCCATTCTCTCTGGGCCCTTTTCTTGAGTTTGTTGTACCTGCCTAAGGCATTTCCCTCCTCAGCCCACACAGCCTCTCCCTCTGCAGAAAGGGACCCCTTGTCCAGGTGAGGGCTCCTTGGGCAGCCCCTGGCCCATGCCCAGCCCACACAGCCACCACGGGGACTGCCAAGTGAGGCTGTTTGAAAGCCCTGGTCTAATAAGCACTTTAGATGTGTGGGGAAATCTCTGACAACTGACCAGGGAGGCGGGCAGTGCCTCCCCTCCCTCACTGCATTTCCTCCAGTCAAAGCCTGGGGATCTGTACTacttgattggttttgtttttactctGTGAACATGGAGGGGAAAGGGTCCAGAGTCTAGGATGGATCCAGGGTCCATTGGCCTCACAGCTTGTCTCCTAGGGAGACACTCCTTGTGCTGTGCTCTCCCGCCTGGTTTTGGTGCTCCCTCTAAGAAGGCCCCATGAGGCTTGGGGTGCTCTGTGTGTATTTGGAGTTCCAGCCCTACATGGTGAGTCCCACTGGCCCCTGGGCTAACCTCAGAACTCCCGTCTCTGCTCACCTTTGGCTCTGAGGCCACTACTGTCCTTTTAGACTTCAAACTCAAATAAGGCCTTTCCTGTGGGTTTGTTCCCCTGTTGCTTCTCTAGCTGTACAGAAAATGGGGGAGAGCTATGGAGAACCTAGGGTTTCCCAGCTGCCAGGGTTACTGTGCTGGCTCCCCAGCAGCCTCTTGTGTCCTCACAGGTACTACAAGAAGTTCTCCATTCCTGACTTAGACAGACACCAGCTTCCTCTGGAAGATTCTGCACTGAGCTTTGCTCACGCCAACTGCACCCTGATAATCTCCGTAAGATTTGCCCAGACTTGACATCAGGAAGAGGTTTCTCATCCTCACCCACTTCCCTACCTCCAAGCATCCCAAATCCTTGGCGTGCTTGTTGGAGAACAGGCATCTCCTATTTAtctggggggggaggggtggagaccAAGAGAGAGCCACACCCCAAAGCTCAGAGGGTGGGGCTGGTGGTAGGGCAGAGTATGGTGGGGAAGTGGTGATAATGTCAAGCCTTAGGTTGTCACCTTGGGTCTACTCCTCCCCAGCCACAGGAGCTGAGCAGGTCCTTCAGACCTGTACACCTAGGTTTCCTCATGTCCAAGGAGAATCACGGAGAACCAGAGCATGTCAAGGGAGGCTAGTAACTGAGCTATGCTTTCTCCCTGGTTCCCTCCACAGTATCAGAAGCCAAAGGAGGTCATGGCAGCTGAATCAGAGCTACAGAAGGAGTTAAAGAAGGTAAAGACAGCGCACAGCAGTGATGGGGACTGCAAGACGCAGTAGCTACTGAGCCTCGCACCTCCAGTGTGGAGGAAACTGAGAGACGTCCAGACTTGGGTTTTATGCACAGGCAGCCTCTTCTCTTCTAAGAACTACAGAGTCCCCAGAACTGGCCCTTGGGGCACAGCTTGCTCCCACCTGTGGTTTTATCCTGAGTAAAGTCATTTGCAGTTGTTCTGGAAGGACTGACTGCCTTTTTCTCTGATGGCCCGTCCCTGGATGCCTTGGCCTTCCTCACCCCACCTTCCCATCCTGAGGACCTTCCACACAGGCCTTCCAGCTAAAGGGGGAGAAAAGTGGGAACAGGGCTGGGTGTCTTGTAAACTCCTGTGTGCTGGCTTGCCTTATATGAGTAGCTCAGGGAAAACTCCTCTGAGGCAGGTATGGGCAAAGGAGAAGTTTAAAAATTTAGCTGTCTTGGAAACAGCACAGAATGTTAGGACACTGGTTAAAAGAGCATGGCTACAGTATTGTCaaaggtgtgtgtatggtgggacAGAGCGAAAGGTCACCCAGCTCAGCACCTAGAGCCCTCTGACCGTTAGTTCCTTATCTGCGCCCCAAAGAGGTAGAAGAAACCTTTTTGTTCTCGGGGGCACAGCCATGGGTTTGTCCTTCCCCTGTACACATTCCTGAGTTTAAATGTGATACTCTGCCTTCCTGGAGCCTCTTAGAATACctaaccagggctggagagatagctcag is part of the Rattus norvegicus strain BN/NHsdMcwi chromosome 1, GRCr8, whole genome shotgun sequence genome and harbors:
- the Dpcd gene encoding protein DPCD isoform X1, producing the protein MAVTSWLEILRSAEKTALLQDGKRMVHYLFPDGKEMAEEYDEKTSELLVRKWRVKNALGALGQWQLEVGEPMPSGAGSLGSELIKESNANVCLFVQGLVGIGRRHLTLRAGSIMCSPHSHSAHLTIQRPIFMRKDTKTSFQWRIRNLPYPKDVYSVSVAQKERCVIVRTTNKKYYKKFSIPDLDRHQLPLEDSALSFAHANCTLIISYQKPKEVMAAESELQKELKKVKTAHSSDGDCKTQ
- the Dpcd gene encoding protein DPCD isoform 1 (isoform 1 is encoded by transcript variant 1), whose protein sequence is MAVTSWLEILRSAEKTALLQDGKRMVHYLFPDGKEMAEEYDEKTSELLVRKWRVKNALGALGQWQLEVGEPMPSGAGSLGSELIKESNANPIFMRKDTKTSFQWRIRNLPYPKDVYSVSVAQKERCVIVRTTNKKYYKKFSIPDLDRHQLPLEDSALSFAHANCTLIISYQKPKEVMAAESELQKELKKVKTAHSSDGDCKTQ
- the Dpcd gene encoding protein DPCD isoform 2 (isoform 2 is encoded by transcript variant 2) translates to MPWEPWASGSSKWENQCPQELGAWDPSSSRKPIFMRKDTKTSFQWRIRNLPYPKDVYSVSVAQKERCVIVRTTNKKYYKKFSIPDLDRHQLPLEDSALSFAHANCTLIISYQKPKEVMAAESELQKELKKVKTAHSSDGDCKTQ